From the genome of Lotus japonicus ecotype B-129 chromosome 6, LjGifu_v1.2, one region includes:
- the LOC130723579 gene encoding UDP-glucose:glycoprotein glucosyltransferase isoform X1 has protein sequence MRIRSEYSVLLLLLLLLGIIASSTSAPSPKNVQTSLRAKWSATPLLLEAGELLSKHQQHLLWDFIENWLHDASHHDDAQSHSAKDCVNNILHHARPLLRDPLASLFEFSLILRSASPALVLYRQLALDSLSSFPDDEIVEAKNSSGLRVGVTLNSPRGKCCWLDTGDHLFFHVSELLQWLQAPDQLVGDTFQRPQVFEFDHVHFDSTTGSPVAVLYGALGTTCFKEFHVALVGAAKQGKVKYVLRPVLPAGCETHFGHCGSVGASESVNLGGYGVELALKNMEYKAMDDSTIKKGVTLEDPRTEDLSQEVRGFIFSKILERKPELTSEIMAFRDYLLSSTISDTLDVWELKDLGHQTVQRIVRASDPLQSMQDINQNFPSIVSSLSRMKLDDSVRDEIMANQRMIPPGKSLMALNGALVNVEDIDLYLLIDMVHQDLLLADQFSKLKIPHSTVRKLLSTLPPSESDMFRVDFRSNHVHYLNNLEEDDKYKRWRSNLNEILMPVFPGQLRQIRKNLFHAVFVLDPATTCGLESIDMIISLYENNVPVRFGIVLYSSKYIMQLEDHSAKDDGDKFEEDISNMIIRLFSYIKGNHGIQMAFEFLSNVNKFRIESDDHADDSHLELHHVESAFVETILPKVKSPPQEILLKLEKEPELKELSQESSKLVFKLGLSKIQCPLLMNGLVIDPTEEALLNALNEETQRIQEQVYYGQIKPHTDVLAKFLSEAGIQRYNPRIISDNKPRFISLSTFIFGEASILNDIDYLHSPETMDDLKPVTHLLGVDITSASGMKLLRQGLNYLMEGSTDARVGLLFSANQSSDSFTLLFVKAFDITTSTYSHKKNVLDFLDQLCSLYQKKFITTSALEVDTTQAFIDKVCELAEANGFPSEDYRSALSEFSADEVRSQLMKVGKFLYRVLGSESGVNAVFTNGRVTYPIHESTFLSADLHLLESIELKKRIKHIMEIIEEVKWQDVDPDMLTSKFLSDIVMAVSSSMATRERTSEGARFEILNDQYSAIILNNENSSIHIDAVLDPLSPTSQKLSGILRVLWKYIQPSMRIVLNPLSSLADLPLKSYYRYVVPSMDDFSNTDSSINGPKAFFANMPLSKTLTMNLDVPEPWLVEPVVAVHDLDNILLENLGDTRTLQAVFDLEALVLTGHCSEKDHDPPRGLQLILGTQISPHLVDTLVMANLGYWQMKVSPGVWFLQLAPGRSSELYILKEEDDGSQNKQSSKLITINSLRGKVVHMEVVKRKGKEHEKLLIPDDGENVQDQKRGSTWNSNLLKWASGFIGNNEQSKKAESNSPEKARGGRHGKTINIFSIASGHLYERFLKIMILSVLKNTPRPVKFWFIKNYLSPRFKDLIPRMAQEYGFEYELITYKWPTWLHKQKEKQRIIWAYKILFLDVIFPLSLEKVIFVDADQVVRADMGELYDMDLKGKPLAYTPFCDNNKEMDGYRFWRQGFWKDHLRGKPYHISALYVVDLKKFRETAAGDNLRVFYETLSKDPNSLSNLDQDLPNYAQHNVPIFSLPQEWLWCESWCGNATKSKAKTIDLCNNPMTKEPKLQGARRIVSEWPDLDSEASRFTARILGDDQEPTQSPDRSKDLTSEDSLKEDLESKAEL, from the exons ATGCGAATTAGATCTGAATATAGTGTTCTGctcctgcttcttcttcttctggggaTTATTGCTTCTTCAACCTCCGCTCCAAGCCCCAAAAATGTCCAAACCTCCCTTCGTGCTAAATGGTCCGCCACTCCTCTTCTCTTAGAAGCCGG GGAATTACTATCTAAACACCAGCAGCACCTTCTCTGGGACTTCATTGAAAACTGGCTTCATGATGCTTCTCACCACGACGATGCTCAATCTCACTCTGCTAAGGACTGTGTCAACAACATTCTACACCACGCTCGCCCTCTTCTCAGAGACCCTTTGGCATCTTTGTTTGagttctctctcattctcagaTCAGCTTCCCCTGCACTCGTCCTTTACCGCCAGTTGGCCCTTGACTCTCTCTCGTCTTTTCCCGATGATGAGATCGTTGAAGCCAAAAACAGCTCTGGGTTGCGTGTTGGTGTTACCCTCAATAGCCCTCGAGGTAAATGTTGCTGGCTGGATACTGGGGACCACTTGTTTTTCCATGTTTCTGAACTGCTTCAGTGGCTTCAAGCCCCTGATCAACT GGTGGGTGATACGTTTCAGAGACCTCAAGTATTTGAGTTTGATCATGTTCATTTTGATTCGACCACTGGGAGTCCGGTTGCTGTCCTTTATGGTGCTCTCGGCACAACTTGCTTTAAGGAGTTTCATGTTGCTCTTGTTGGAGCTGCCAAACAG GGAAAAGTCAAGTATGTATTAAGACCGGTATTGCCAGCTGGATGTGAAACACATTTCGGCcattgtggttctgttggtgcAAGCGAGTCAGTAAACTTGGGTGGTTATGGTGTGGAACTTGCTTTAAAGAATATGGAATATAAGGCCATGGATGACAGTACAATTAAAAAAG GTGTGACTTTGGAGGATCCCCGCACTGAAGATCTTAGCCAAGAAGTTAGAGGATTCATATTCTCTAAAATTCTG GAACGTAAACCTGAGCTAACATCCGAGATCATGGCTTTCAGGGATTATCTGTTGTCATCAACCATATCAGATACACTTGATGTTTGGGAACTAAAGG ATCTTGGACATCAAACTGTGCAGAGAATAGTCCGTGCCTCTGATCCTCTGCAATCAATGCAGGATATTAATCAAAATTTTCCTAGCATAGTGTCTTCTTTGTCTCGCATGAAG TTAGATGATTCTGTTCGAGATGAAATAATGGCAAACCAGCGGATGATCCCACCTGGCAAGTCTTTAATGGCTCTCAATGGTGCTTTAGTCAATGTTGAAGATATTGACCTTTATCT GTTGATTGACATGGTTCATCAGGACCTGTTGTTGGCTGATCAGTTCTCAAAATTGAAG ATTCCTCATAGCACTGTGCGAAAACTGCTGTCAACTTTACCTCCATCAGAGTCCGATATGTTTCGTGTTGATTTTCGTTCTAATCATGTTCATTATCTCAATAACTTGGAAGAGGATGACAAATACAAACGGTGGAGAAGCAATCTAAATGAG aTCTTGATGCCAGTCTTCCCTGGGCAGCTACGTCAAATCCGTAAAAATCTTTTCCATGCTGTTTTTGTTCTTGACCCAGCAACCACTTGTGGTCTTGAG TCCATTGATATGATCATATCATTGTATGAGAATAATGTTCCTGTGAGGTTTGGGATTGTACTGTATTCTTCAAAGTACATCATGCAGTTAGAGGACCATTCTGCCAAAGATGATGGAGACAAATTTGAGGAGGACATATCTAATATG ATTATACGTCTCTTCAGCTATATCAAGGGGAACCATGGTATTCAGATGGCATTTGAGTTTTTGAGCAAT GTTAACAAATTTCGCATTGAATCAGATGATCATGCAGACGATTCTCATCTTGAACTGCACCATGTTGAATCCGCATTTGTAGAAACAATATT ACCTAAGGTAAAATCCCCACCTCAAGAGATATTGTTAAAGCTGGAGAAGGAGCCAGAGTTGAAGGAATTGTCTCAAGAAAGCTCCAAGCTTGTATTTAAGCTTGGTTTATCTAAGATTCAATGTCCTCTGTTGATGAATGGGCTTGTTATTGATCCGACTGAG GAGGCTCTACTAAATGCCTTGAATGAAGAGACTCAGAGAATACAAGAGCAAGTTTATTATGGACAAATAAAACCGCACACTGATGTATTGGCCAAGTTCCTATCAGAAGCTGGTATTCAACGCTATAATCCTCGG ATTATTTCTGATAACAAACCAAGATTCATATCTCTTTCAACGTTTATTTTTGGAGAGGCATCTATACTGAATGATATTGACTACTTGCATTCTCCTGAGA CAATGGATGATTTGAAGCCTGTGACACATCTTCTTGGCGTTGATATCACTTCAGCAAGTGGGATGAAATTACTTCGCCAAGGCTTAAATTATCTG ATGGAAGGGTCCACAGATGCTCGTGTAGGTCTTCTGTTTAGTGCCAATCAAAGTTCAGATTCGTTTACCCTCCTTTTCGTGAAGGCTTTTGATATCACTACATCCACATATAG CCATAAGAAGAACGTATTAGACTTCTTGGATCAGTTATGCTCCCTTTATCAGAAGAAATTCATCACTACGTCAGCTTTGGAAGTCGATACCACCCAAGCATTTATTGACAAGGTCTGTGAGCTTGCTGAGGCTAATGGGTTCCCATCCGAGGACTATAGATCTGCCCTCTCAGAATTTTCTGCTGATGAAGTGagaagtcaattgatgaag GTGGGAAAGTTTTTGTACAGGGTACTTGGATCTGAATCTGGTGTTAATGCTGTCTTCACGAATGGAAGG GTAACTTATCCTATTCATGAAAGCACATTTTTGAGTGCTGATCTGCATCTTCTTGAATCAATAGAGCTTAAGAAGAGGATAAAGCATATTATGGAAATTATTGAAGAAGTTAAATGGCAGGATGTTGACCCTGACATGCTGACAAG CAAATTCCTTAGTGATATTGTCATGGCTGTATCATCTTCAATGGCTACCAGAGAGCGGACTTCTGAAGGTGCTCGTTTTGAGATTTTGAATGACCAATATAG TGCCATTATTCTAAACAATGAAAATTCTAGCATTCATATTGATGCGGTTCTGGATCCTTTAAGTCCAACCAGCCAGAAGTTGTCTGGAATTCTTCGAGTTTTGTGGAAATATATTCAGCCCAGCATGAGGATTGTACTGAATCCATTG AGTTCCCTTGCTGATCTTCCTCTGAAGAGCTACTACAGATATGTAGTACCGTCAATG GATGATTTTAGCAACACTGACTCTTCAATAAATGGACCAAAAGCATTTTTCGCCAACATGCCATTGTCTAAGACTCTCACCATGAATCTTGATGTCCCCGAACCTTGGCTTGTTGAGCCCGTTGTTGCTGT CCATGACCTAGATAACATTCTGCTTGAGAACCTTGGCGACACAAGAACACTGCAAGCGGTTTTTGACCTTGAAGCTCTTGTCCTCACAG GTCATTGCTCTGAGAAAGATCATGATCCTCCTCGAGGCCTTCAGTTGATTCTTGGAACCCAAATTTCACCCCATCTAGTTGATACCCTTGTGATGGCCAATCTTGGTTATTGGCAAATGAAAGTCTCTCCTGGTGTTTGGTTCTTGCAACTTGCTCCTGGTAGGAGTTCTGAGCTCTATATTTTAAAGGAGGAGGATGATGGAAGTCAGAATAAACAATCATCAAAACTCATCACTATTAATAGTTTACGGGGTAAAGTAGTTCATATGGAAGTAGTGAAAAGAAAGGGCAAGGAACATGAGAAATTGCTGATTCCTGATGATGGTGAAAATGTGCAAGATCAGAAGAGA gGAAGTACCTGGAATTCCAACTTACTAAAGTGGGCTTCTGGTTTCATTGGTAACAATGAACAATCTAAAAAAGCTGAAAGCAATTCAcct GAGAAAGCAAGGGGGGGACGCCATGGAAAAACAATTAATATCTTTTCAATTGCTTCGGGTCATCT ATATGAACGCTTTTTGAAGATTATGATTCTAAGTGTTCTAAAGAATACTCCTCGTCCAGTGAAATTCTGGTTCATAAAAAACTACCTTTCTCCTCGTTTTAAG GATCTGATTCCCCGCATGGCCCAAGAGTATGGTTTTGAATATGAACTAATCACATACAAATGGCCTACTTGGTTGCACAAGCAGAAAGAAAAGCAGCGAATAATTTGGGCGTATAAAATTTTATTCCTGGATGTCATCTTTCCCCTTTCCCTGGAGAAG GTCATTTTTGTAGATGCTGATCAGGTTGTCAGGGCTGACATGGGAGAACTATATGACATGGATTTAAAAGGAAAACCTCTGGCATATACTCCATTTTGTGACAACAATAAGGAGATGGATGGATACCGGTTTTGGAGACAA GGTTTCTGGAAGGATCATTTGCGGGGAAAACCATATCATATTAG TGCTTTGTATGTTGTTGATCTGAAGAAGTTCCGAGAGACTGCAGCTGGAGATAATCTCAGAGTTTTCTATGAAACCCTTAGCAAGGATCCAAATAGTCTATCCAACTTGGATCAG GATCTTCCTAATTATGCTCAGCATAATGTGCCCATTTTTTCCTTGCCACAAGAATGGCTATGGTGTGAGTCATGGTGTGGTAATGCTACAAAATCCAAGGCAAAAACAATTGATCTCTGCAACAATCCCATGACAAAAGAACCCAAACTTCAG GGTGCTAGACGAATAGTATCTGAGTGGCCAGACCTTGATTCGGAGGCAAGTAGATTCACTGCACGAATCTTGGGTGATGATCAAGAGccaacacaatcacctgaccggTCTAAGGATTTGACAAGTGAAGATTCATTGAAAGAAGACTTGGAATCCAAAGCCGAGTTGTGA
- the LOC130723579 gene encoding UDP-glucose:glycoprotein glucosyltransferase isoform X2, producing the protein MRIRSEYSVLLLLLLLLGIIASSTSAPSPKNVQTSLRAKWSATPLLLEAGELLSKHQQHLLWDFIENWLHDASHHDDAQSHSAKDCVNNILHHARPLLRDPLASLFEFSLILRSASPALVLYRQLALDSLSSFPDDEIVEAKNSSGLRVGVTLNSPRGKCCWLDTGDHLFFHVSELLQWLQAPDQLVGDTFQRPQVFEFDHVHFDSTTGSPVAVLYGALGTTCFKEFHVALVGAAKQGKVKYVLRPVLPAGCETHFGHCGSVGASESVNLGGYGVELALKNMEYKAMDDSTIKKGVTLEDPRTEDLSQEVRGFIFSKILERKPELTSEIMAFRDYLLSSTISDTLDVWELKDLGHQTVQRIVRASDPLQSMQDINQNFPSIVSSLSRMKLDDSVRDEIMANQRMIPPGKSLMALNGALVNVEDIDLYLLIDMVHQDLLLADQFSKLKIPHSTVRKLLSTLPPSESDMFRVDFRSNHVHYLNNLEEDDKYKRWRSNLNEILMPVFPGQLRQIRKNLFHAVFVLDPATTCGLESIDMIISLYENNVPVRFGIVLYSSKYIMQLEDHSAKDDGDKFEEDISNMIIRLFSYIKGNHGIQMAFEFLSNVNKFRIESDDHADDSHLELHHVESAFVETILPKVKSPPQEILLKLEKEPELKELSQESSKLVFKLGLSKIQCPLLMNGLVIDPTEEALLNALNEETQRIQEQVYYGQIKPHTDVLAKFLSEAGIQRYNPRIISDNKPRFISLSTFIFGEASILNDIDYLHSPETMDDLKPVTHLLGVDITSASGMKLLRQGLNYLMEGSTDARVGLLFSANQSSDSFTLLFVKAFDITTSTYSHKKNVLDFLDQLCSLYQKKFITTSALEVDTTQAFIDKVCELAEANGFPSEDYRSALSEFSADEVRSQLMKVGKFLYRVLGSESGVNAVFTNGRVTYPIHESTFLSADLHLLESIELKKRIKHIMEIIEEVKWQDVDPDMLTSAIILNNENSSIHIDAVLDPLSPTSQKLSGILRVLWKYIQPSMRIVLNPLSSLADLPLKSYYRYVVPSMDDFSNTDSSINGPKAFFANMPLSKTLTMNLDVPEPWLVEPVVAVHDLDNILLENLGDTRTLQAVFDLEALVLTGHCSEKDHDPPRGLQLILGTQISPHLVDTLVMANLGYWQMKVSPGVWFLQLAPGRSSELYILKEEDDGSQNKQSSKLITINSLRGKVVHMEVVKRKGKEHEKLLIPDDGENVQDQKRGSTWNSNLLKWASGFIGNNEQSKKAESNSPEKARGGRHGKTINIFSIASGHLYERFLKIMILSVLKNTPRPVKFWFIKNYLSPRFKDLIPRMAQEYGFEYELITYKWPTWLHKQKEKQRIIWAYKILFLDVIFPLSLEKVIFVDADQVVRADMGELYDMDLKGKPLAYTPFCDNNKEMDGYRFWRQGFWKDHLRGKPYHISALYVVDLKKFRETAAGDNLRVFYETLSKDPNSLSNLDQDLPNYAQHNVPIFSLPQEWLWCESWCGNATKSKAKTIDLCNNPMTKEPKLQGARRIVSEWPDLDSEASRFTARILGDDQEPTQSPDRSKDLTSEDSLKEDLESKAEL; encoded by the exons ATGCGAATTAGATCTGAATATAGTGTTCTGctcctgcttcttcttcttctggggaTTATTGCTTCTTCAACCTCCGCTCCAAGCCCCAAAAATGTCCAAACCTCCCTTCGTGCTAAATGGTCCGCCACTCCTCTTCTCTTAGAAGCCGG GGAATTACTATCTAAACACCAGCAGCACCTTCTCTGGGACTTCATTGAAAACTGGCTTCATGATGCTTCTCACCACGACGATGCTCAATCTCACTCTGCTAAGGACTGTGTCAACAACATTCTACACCACGCTCGCCCTCTTCTCAGAGACCCTTTGGCATCTTTGTTTGagttctctctcattctcagaTCAGCTTCCCCTGCACTCGTCCTTTACCGCCAGTTGGCCCTTGACTCTCTCTCGTCTTTTCCCGATGATGAGATCGTTGAAGCCAAAAACAGCTCTGGGTTGCGTGTTGGTGTTACCCTCAATAGCCCTCGAGGTAAATGTTGCTGGCTGGATACTGGGGACCACTTGTTTTTCCATGTTTCTGAACTGCTTCAGTGGCTTCAAGCCCCTGATCAACT GGTGGGTGATACGTTTCAGAGACCTCAAGTATTTGAGTTTGATCATGTTCATTTTGATTCGACCACTGGGAGTCCGGTTGCTGTCCTTTATGGTGCTCTCGGCACAACTTGCTTTAAGGAGTTTCATGTTGCTCTTGTTGGAGCTGCCAAACAG GGAAAAGTCAAGTATGTATTAAGACCGGTATTGCCAGCTGGATGTGAAACACATTTCGGCcattgtggttctgttggtgcAAGCGAGTCAGTAAACTTGGGTGGTTATGGTGTGGAACTTGCTTTAAAGAATATGGAATATAAGGCCATGGATGACAGTACAATTAAAAAAG GTGTGACTTTGGAGGATCCCCGCACTGAAGATCTTAGCCAAGAAGTTAGAGGATTCATATTCTCTAAAATTCTG GAACGTAAACCTGAGCTAACATCCGAGATCATGGCTTTCAGGGATTATCTGTTGTCATCAACCATATCAGATACACTTGATGTTTGGGAACTAAAGG ATCTTGGACATCAAACTGTGCAGAGAATAGTCCGTGCCTCTGATCCTCTGCAATCAATGCAGGATATTAATCAAAATTTTCCTAGCATAGTGTCTTCTTTGTCTCGCATGAAG TTAGATGATTCTGTTCGAGATGAAATAATGGCAAACCAGCGGATGATCCCACCTGGCAAGTCTTTAATGGCTCTCAATGGTGCTTTAGTCAATGTTGAAGATATTGACCTTTATCT GTTGATTGACATGGTTCATCAGGACCTGTTGTTGGCTGATCAGTTCTCAAAATTGAAG ATTCCTCATAGCACTGTGCGAAAACTGCTGTCAACTTTACCTCCATCAGAGTCCGATATGTTTCGTGTTGATTTTCGTTCTAATCATGTTCATTATCTCAATAACTTGGAAGAGGATGACAAATACAAACGGTGGAGAAGCAATCTAAATGAG aTCTTGATGCCAGTCTTCCCTGGGCAGCTACGTCAAATCCGTAAAAATCTTTTCCATGCTGTTTTTGTTCTTGACCCAGCAACCACTTGTGGTCTTGAG TCCATTGATATGATCATATCATTGTATGAGAATAATGTTCCTGTGAGGTTTGGGATTGTACTGTATTCTTCAAAGTACATCATGCAGTTAGAGGACCATTCTGCCAAAGATGATGGAGACAAATTTGAGGAGGACATATCTAATATG ATTATACGTCTCTTCAGCTATATCAAGGGGAACCATGGTATTCAGATGGCATTTGAGTTTTTGAGCAAT GTTAACAAATTTCGCATTGAATCAGATGATCATGCAGACGATTCTCATCTTGAACTGCACCATGTTGAATCCGCATTTGTAGAAACAATATT ACCTAAGGTAAAATCCCCACCTCAAGAGATATTGTTAAAGCTGGAGAAGGAGCCAGAGTTGAAGGAATTGTCTCAAGAAAGCTCCAAGCTTGTATTTAAGCTTGGTTTATCTAAGATTCAATGTCCTCTGTTGATGAATGGGCTTGTTATTGATCCGACTGAG GAGGCTCTACTAAATGCCTTGAATGAAGAGACTCAGAGAATACAAGAGCAAGTTTATTATGGACAAATAAAACCGCACACTGATGTATTGGCCAAGTTCCTATCAGAAGCTGGTATTCAACGCTATAATCCTCGG ATTATTTCTGATAACAAACCAAGATTCATATCTCTTTCAACGTTTATTTTTGGAGAGGCATCTATACTGAATGATATTGACTACTTGCATTCTCCTGAGA CAATGGATGATTTGAAGCCTGTGACACATCTTCTTGGCGTTGATATCACTTCAGCAAGTGGGATGAAATTACTTCGCCAAGGCTTAAATTATCTG ATGGAAGGGTCCACAGATGCTCGTGTAGGTCTTCTGTTTAGTGCCAATCAAAGTTCAGATTCGTTTACCCTCCTTTTCGTGAAGGCTTTTGATATCACTACATCCACATATAG CCATAAGAAGAACGTATTAGACTTCTTGGATCAGTTATGCTCCCTTTATCAGAAGAAATTCATCACTACGTCAGCTTTGGAAGTCGATACCACCCAAGCATTTATTGACAAGGTCTGTGAGCTTGCTGAGGCTAATGGGTTCCCATCCGAGGACTATAGATCTGCCCTCTCAGAATTTTCTGCTGATGAAGTGagaagtcaattgatgaag GTGGGAAAGTTTTTGTACAGGGTACTTGGATCTGAATCTGGTGTTAATGCTGTCTTCACGAATGGAAGG GTAACTTATCCTATTCATGAAAGCACATTTTTGAGTGCTGATCTGCATCTTCTTGAATCAATAGAGCTTAAGAAGAGGATAAAGCATATTATGGAAATTATTGAAGAAGTTAAATGGCAGGATGTTGACCCTGACATGCTGACAAG TGCCATTATTCTAAACAATGAAAATTCTAGCATTCATATTGATGCGGTTCTGGATCCTTTAAGTCCAACCAGCCAGAAGTTGTCTGGAATTCTTCGAGTTTTGTGGAAATATATTCAGCCCAGCATGAGGATTGTACTGAATCCATTG AGTTCCCTTGCTGATCTTCCTCTGAAGAGCTACTACAGATATGTAGTACCGTCAATG GATGATTTTAGCAACACTGACTCTTCAATAAATGGACCAAAAGCATTTTTCGCCAACATGCCATTGTCTAAGACTCTCACCATGAATCTTGATGTCCCCGAACCTTGGCTTGTTGAGCCCGTTGTTGCTGT CCATGACCTAGATAACATTCTGCTTGAGAACCTTGGCGACACAAGAACACTGCAAGCGGTTTTTGACCTTGAAGCTCTTGTCCTCACAG GTCATTGCTCTGAGAAAGATCATGATCCTCCTCGAGGCCTTCAGTTGATTCTTGGAACCCAAATTTCACCCCATCTAGTTGATACCCTTGTGATGGCCAATCTTGGTTATTGGCAAATGAAAGTCTCTCCTGGTGTTTGGTTCTTGCAACTTGCTCCTGGTAGGAGTTCTGAGCTCTATATTTTAAAGGAGGAGGATGATGGAAGTCAGAATAAACAATCATCAAAACTCATCACTATTAATAGTTTACGGGGTAAAGTAGTTCATATGGAAGTAGTGAAAAGAAAGGGCAAGGAACATGAGAAATTGCTGATTCCTGATGATGGTGAAAATGTGCAAGATCAGAAGAGA gGAAGTACCTGGAATTCCAACTTACTAAAGTGGGCTTCTGGTTTCATTGGTAACAATGAACAATCTAAAAAAGCTGAAAGCAATTCAcct GAGAAAGCAAGGGGGGGACGCCATGGAAAAACAATTAATATCTTTTCAATTGCTTCGGGTCATCT ATATGAACGCTTTTTGAAGATTATGATTCTAAGTGTTCTAAAGAATACTCCTCGTCCAGTGAAATTCTGGTTCATAAAAAACTACCTTTCTCCTCGTTTTAAG GATCTGATTCCCCGCATGGCCCAAGAGTATGGTTTTGAATATGAACTAATCACATACAAATGGCCTACTTGGTTGCACAAGCAGAAAGAAAAGCAGCGAATAATTTGGGCGTATAAAATTTTATTCCTGGATGTCATCTTTCCCCTTTCCCTGGAGAAG GTCATTTTTGTAGATGCTGATCAGGTTGTCAGGGCTGACATGGGAGAACTATATGACATGGATTTAAAAGGAAAACCTCTGGCATATACTCCATTTTGTGACAACAATAAGGAGATGGATGGATACCGGTTTTGGAGACAA GGTTTCTGGAAGGATCATTTGCGGGGAAAACCATATCATATTAG TGCTTTGTATGTTGTTGATCTGAAGAAGTTCCGAGAGACTGCAGCTGGAGATAATCTCAGAGTTTTCTATGAAACCCTTAGCAAGGATCCAAATAGTCTATCCAACTTGGATCAG GATCTTCCTAATTATGCTCAGCATAATGTGCCCATTTTTTCCTTGCCACAAGAATGGCTATGGTGTGAGTCATGGTGTGGTAATGCTACAAAATCCAAGGCAAAAACAATTGATCTCTGCAACAATCCCATGACAAAAGAACCCAAACTTCAG GGTGCTAGACGAATAGTATCTGAGTGGCCAGACCTTGATTCGGAGGCAAGTAGATTCACTGCACGAATCTTGGGTGATGATCAAGAGccaacacaatcacctgaccggTCTAAGGATTTGACAAGTGAAGATTCATTGAAAGAAGACTTGGAATCCAAAGCCGAGTTGTGA